The genomic region tatatatatatatatatatatatttatatatatatatatatatatatatatatatatatataaatatatatatatatatatatatatatatatatatatatatatatatatatatatatatatatatatatatatatatatatatatatatatatatatattagtcatatataaatgtcattttttttatgtaatatttTTCATCATTCAATATGcattacatatattttatagatttTTTTGAACATGATATAGTTAGGAACCGTccaattaatatacattattgaTAATGTCTCAAGCTAATATATAAAGGTACTCTTCAAATATTGTATGGGTAAAAACCTGGTATTAGGTCTTAGGTTTCTATATGAAAACCTATTTTTAGGCTTTCGAACAGATGTAAAAATATTCTTACTTgagttttaaggttctgaatagtGGAAACGTGATCTTGAACTTCTTTGTCACAAGCGAAGATACCACCAGAATAATATGAGTTTCTGATCCCTCTGGAATGATATTAAATTAATGAATGTTCATTGTGTGAGACATTTTGATGACAGTTAAACATCATTTCACTTAAAACTAATTCAACTACCCAAGCTGGCATTCACATCATAATCCCTCCTATTCtaaatgaatgtatatagtgaaataaattttttttaattagtaaaCCTTAGTCCAAATAAAAAAATTCAACTGAACTTGAAAGACAAGTAATAAAGGTGTAATCAgttaacaattaaaaaaaatctgATTAAAAGTTGCATGacactatataaatattatacagtGCTGTGTTTATAGTCCTACAAACATATTACTACACCTTACATTATACCTTAACAATAATGAGCAGCATTAAATATTTTAACTTGAATATttacctcccaactttgttgtaacgatacagtttcttgttgccatcaatatgtacaGCCACAGGTGTTGTATCACATGCAGGGCACCCCTTGTCAAATTCTCCTTTTATTCTCCCAAGTTCATACTGATGGAAACGCCATTCAAAGAAGACTCTTTTTGTTGTCTCAAAATTGATGGGACCATGCTAAGATGTAAAATgtgtgtaagtaattatcaaaaagtgcCAAGCAGTGGCATGTTAAGCAACAGACTATAAatacctgcaggaaatgaaaataAACATGAGCATTACATAAAAAGAGAAATTGTTAAAGATTGGTAATCCATTTCCATTTCTTATGATATTagacatatataaaatatatatttagaatattcatgctatttattaatttaataatatttaaccCTATTTCTTAAATAATGACAATGCATTTGCTTAGTAACAAACTTAGTTTTTAAGTTTATACACCAATTTAATACTTGCACTATTAAAACAGTAATGGTATGAAAACTTACACGCCCTCGAGAAGCACCAAATAATTCCAGTGCACTAACTAATGCCTGAAGAGAAGTTCCAGGGCTGCTTCTCTTGAGAAAATGCCAGGAATCCAATAGATTTATGCTGTAGAAAGTGCTACTATTTCTTCCAAATGAATAAAAACCAGACTGGTGCATGGCTTTCCCAAGTTCTTTATCTACATATCCGCATTTGCACCTAAATATTGGGGTATACAGATCATACCTTCCTGCCccccacaaaaaaataaaaaaaattgaagcaAAACAATTTTATTTGGCAAGGGATTCAAGTGTGGCTATCAAAATATGTGTAAACCAACCCATAAACAATTCTCTGTATGGTTATAAATACGTATGTGATATAAATACGTCTTCATAAGTGAAGATACAGTGGTAAAGAGAGTGAAGTATAAATGGTTATATTGATGAAGACTGTAGCCTGGGTCACCTGAGCAATGCCAGCTACCAATACTAGTATCAAATAAATGTTTCTTAAAGTAACCTACCACTTAAAGTTACAAAGATGCACAAATTATTGGAGCTTAAAGTTGTGAACTTGCTCTCACTGCAGTTCGGGCAGGAATTAGGTGGATGTGGTGGTACAACAGGCTCTGGTAACAATTAAATTTACAAGATCAGCTATGCAGCAAAATAAATACATGTTTCAATCATTACATTTTAAATTACTAATAATTTTTTTAGCATTAACTGGAGTTACATGaaagatttatatttaataacaaataaaaattcatttatttaaataaaaatctgTAATTAATGAGGTAATCAATAATTAATGAGGAAAATGACCAATACAAAAACTACTAAAAAAATTACATGAACTAAATAAAATTTTAAAACACTGCTTGGTTCAGGATAGAAATGAGAGTATAAGAAACAGACTACAGGTACATTACTTACTCCAGTGAATGACATTCCCATCTGAACACACAGTTTGTGTTGGGTCTAAAGGCTCGAAGAACCCATTTTTCCAGCAGAATCGCTGGAGGAAAGGCATTACAAAATGCTGCTGCTGATCACATTTATGACAAAAAATGAAAGCAGTTTTCACATTTTATGCTTGCCTCACAACTTCTACATTGTACACAACATTTGCCTGGTTTTCCAAAAAATAATGTAATTATGTACTTTGAATGGTAATACTGGATTCAGAAATATTGTATACCaagtttaaaaatgacaaacatctaaGTGTATTCAGAGATTGACATTAATCATGCATTTCATAATTAAATTGAAATTTATCCATAATTACACACTAAAGATGTTatttacctttatctggaacacccaactTCGACAATGTCCAGCTAAACAACATTGACCTACGTTCTCCCCATTTAATCTCACTATTTATTCTTCTTTTTTGCCAATCAGAAATGCTTGCTTGAGAATCATAAATTTCCTCCAGTTCTACAGAaagtactttgaaatatgggattCTAAATTAGTCAGGAAAATCTTCAAGAACAAATAGATGTAataaataaaaatgcattttatacatattatataagcATCTAGAACAACTGACAGCTTTCAGTAATGTGTTAGTTagactatgatatatatatatatatatatatatatatatatatatatatatatatatatatatatatatatatatatatatatatatatatatatatatatatatatataatatagtagaTACTAGGTACTAAgattatattacattacataGTTCAAATAGGGACGTACCAGAATTCAATGATTTTGGTGTTTGTTCTGCAGCTGGTAAATATGTTTGAGTATATGTTGGTACACTAGTTGAGAAGTCAGAACTTTGAATGTGTGGAGGTGAAAGAGAAGCAGGCAGAAGGGCTGTTTGGCAGAAAATCAACCTTTAAGTATGGTATTCCACAACACTTTATCTATTTTTAATTTGTAAACTATCTACATTTTTTTGCTGTCTATGACTATCgctgcccctatctccaccgaacaccggtgtatttgcggctatGCATGGGCAGACCAATGTGGCAGCCATGGCCTAATCTGtcataagacacagggaaagattgccagatatgaagcagtcaatgacattatCAAAAAAAGTTTGGCTAGTTTGGTTCAGATGTAATACAATCaaagagcaacggtttcaagttcaacaaACCAAAATGTAGGACTGACAACAGGAAATTATTTTTGACCCAGAGGGTTATTAacacatggaactgcctacctacCAGAgctgtaactgccaaaactgtgctgaatttctaaatatacccaaaaaaagatcataaaggcaaatggggggaatTTCGACAAGCCGCGGGCTTCCTGTACTCTTCTAGGCTACTAGAGTTTGTGGCATTCAGGTAAATATCTGTTTTCAAAGGAGAAGTTGACTATAACCTTGGATTATCTATAAACAAATTTTGAATAATAAAACACCAAAAACCTAAATAATTTTAAGTCTGAGGCAAAATGAAATCTACACTAGCAATTAAACCTATCATTATACTATGATATAGGAACACACAAACATGGGTCATggaataaataactaaataaaaaaccagcgttgaatgtaatgaaacgccattttctgggtgagacccggagggtccccggagctttactggctgatatgctaatgtcagactttggcatcagtcatgtgtatggagttctagggcctaccggggaccacgagccagaacctggccccctcagagaggcaaggggagcaatggcctatagaaacccccgtgtggttggaagcattctatgtctgccatcgaccgggtcaaacatccagaaaggtaagtattccaaaacaaacccctattctggtgaaaattgctacctaagccgaactagtggatagaactcttcaacagaaaacaaggaaactagtatgacgtcatacgtcaccgcgccgctgtctgcgcagctcccccctccccaggagtgggaagggggagccccagacctcccacgccggttatccacccatcagttctgaggctggatgtcaaaacacgcgaaaaacgccgaccggagggagggagggttgccggggagcctccgggtctcacccagaaaatggcgtttcattacattcaacgctggttttctggggggagccccgtcggctcccctgagctaactacccacagaggaaggtcaaagggacagaaccgggaggcggacaccacgcaccccccaaggaggcgagacaaaccggcagcaaacgccaacccaaggcgccacagccccgaaaatcccgggaacaaacaCGACaatcacgagcagcaaggcccctgccacgaacaccaaaaatccatgcccgaaagaccgcaaggccacgtcgcccagacggcagcgagagcagcgaagccacgaacgccacaggcatgagggaagaacacaggcagcttagccgcaagaacacggctgaccacccgggacactatcacccgcgaaccgggaagaacagaaccggatcaacgcaaaacgcgctc from Procambarus clarkii isolate CNS0578487 chromosome 83, FALCON_Pclarkii_2.0, whole genome shotgun sequence harbors:
- the LOC123771587 gene encoding uncharacterized protein, whose protein sequence is MHQSGFYSFGRNSSTFYSINLLDSWHFLKRSSPGTSLQALVSALELFGASRGRHGPINFETTKRVFFEWRFHQYELGRIKGEFDKGCPACDTTPVAVHIDGNKKLYRYNKVGRGIRNSYYSGGIFACDKEVQDHVSTIQNLKTQSSHMCGVSTLKAAKNKPVSFRSLDETGISMASCRHGIILAALNMYQGDL